The DNA window GAATGTCACTGGCCGCAGGTATAGGGGCCAGCAGAATGTACGAGGGAGCAATGGCCAAGCATCAAGCACTGGCCTCGACCACACTACGCCCCTTACCGGACTGGATTGCCGATCCCCTTCCTGACTTTTCCGGCTATGCGGACACCGAAGACCGCAAGGCCGCGTTCTTCGATTACCTGTTTCCCAGGATCGCGCTTGCCAATCGCCAGGTGCTGGCCCAACGCCGCAAAGTTGAGGCACTTGCCAACAAAGCTGAGCTAACCGATTCTGACCAGACGTTCCTTGCAGAAGTCGCGGAGAGGCTGCGCATCGAGCCCGAGATCGGAAGCCCGGAATTCTTCGAAAGTATTGACCGCCGGCTCGACATTATTCCGCCGTCACTTGTACTTGCGCAGGCTGCCAATGAATCCGCCTGGGGCACGTCACGCTTTGCTCGCGAGGGCAATAACCTGTTTGGGCAGTGGTGCTTCTCCCAGGGTTGTGGGCTAGTACCGCTGCAACGGGGCGATAGCGCCCGCCACGAAGTCGCAGACTTCGAAACACCGTTCCAGTCGGTCCGTAGCTACATTACCAACCTGAACCGCCACCCAAGCTATCAGGATCTCCGGGCCCAGCGAGCCAAGCTACGGGCGCAAGACCGAACCCCGACGGGGCAGGCATTGGCGCCGGGTCTGAGTGCCTATTCCGAACGCGGCGATGAATACATCGACGAAATTCTGAACATGATGCGCTACAACGATCTCGATCGATACGACGAGCGCCTGCAGGAATGGTTCGAGGCAGGGGCCGAGAATGAGGACCCGTATATTATGAGAACTGATCCACGGTCCAACCTCGCGCTGGATTAGCTCCAGGGCCCGGCGCCGGACCAGGGCAGAGAAACAAACTTTCAGGGATTCAGGAGGTTGCCATTAATGGAGGAGAATAAGCAACAGCTTCTCAGCAAGGCCGTACCGTACCGGAAACAGTTTACAGAGGGTCGCTTTCGCAATAAGCTTCGGCAGGTCGCACAAGTCGGCAAACGCCCGCTGGAACTCTCGCTAACCCTGTACTACGCCTTCAGGGACCCTGCGACACCAGCCTGGTGCAAAACAGTCATCCTTGGGGTGCTCGGCTATTTCATAAGCGTCGTGGACGCAATACCCGACCTGACACCGGTTCTGGGTTACACCGACGATGTCGGTATGATGATTGCGGCGCTTGCCGTCCTGGGAACGCACATATCGCCGCAGCATACAGAGCGGGCACGCGCCAGGGTGGCATCGTTGTTAGCCGAGCCGCTCCGATAACCGGAGAAGCCGTTCTGATGTTGTCCAACCTCGCCCCCTCGCTTAAGGGGGTCCTGGCACTCTTGCTGGTCATTGTCAGCACGCTGTTCTGGTTTCCCGTCCTTCTGGTCGTCGCCATCTTCAAGCTGGCAGTCCCCCTGACCGGCAGCCGTCGCATCTGCACCATTATTCTCATGAAAATCGCAGAGATCTGGATCGGTATCAACAACGGGATTCTGCGCAATTTACTCTCGATCAAGTGGGATATCCGCGGTCTCGAAGGTTTGCGAAAAGACGAGTGGTATCTCGTCGGCTGCAATCACCAGTCCTGGTCAGATATTCCTGTCACTCAGTTTGCCTTGAACGGGCGCATTCCCTTGCTCAAGTTTTTTCTGAAACGTGAGCTTATCTGGGTGCCTTTCCTGGGGATCGCATGGTGGGCCCTGGACTTCCCTTTCATGAAGCGTCACTCCCAGGCGAAGATCGCCCGCAACCCCGCACTTAGAGGCAAGGATCTCGAAACGACCCGGCGGGCATGCGAAAAGTTTCGGTATACCCCGGTATCAGTCTTCAATTTCCTCGAAGGGACCCGTTTTACCCGGGCAAAACAACAGGCCCAGAACTCGCCCTACCGCCACCTGCTGAGACCTAAGGCAGGCGGCACCGCATTCGTGCTTGGGACTATGGGCGAACAGCTCAAGACGATGCTCGACATTACCCTCGTCTACCCCGACGGGCGCGATGGCCTCTGGGATCTGCTCTGCGGCAGGATCCCGCGCATCATAGTCGATATCAGGCCCCTCCCTATTCCGGCAGCGTTCAGAAACAGGGATTACCAGGCTGACCCCGAGTTTCGGGCGTTCTACCAGCAGTGGGTCGTTGATCTTTGGACGGCAAAGGATCAGCTTATCGAATCGATCTTGAGCGGCCAGCCGCAGCCCAGCGCAATCGCGCCTCCAGCGCCCTCCGAGCCGCTACAGGTAACCGAGCGCGCGGGCGCGGACAATAGCCTGAGTGCGAGAACGGACGCCTAGCTTGACGTTGATTTTACGGGCATGGGTTTTTACCGTATGCAGAGAGATATGCAGGCGGTCGCCAATCTGCTGATTGGACAGCCCTTGGGCAATCAGTTCAAGCACCGCCAGTTCCCGTTCGCTGATGGCTTCGCCCGGCGGCGTGCTGGCGACAGCAGGGGGTGACAGGTCTATTCTGAGCCTCTGCCTGAGCAACTGCAGAAAGCCCGTTTCCGTCGAGTGGTCTTCTGTGCCCAGTATGCGCCGTAGCAGGGGTGCCAGCTCTTGCTGAAGCTCAATGAAAGGCCCAATGTAATACTCTTCAGCAGCAAGTTCGAGCGCCTCTTTCAGCAGCCTTAGCGCTTTGTCTTCCGCGCCTTTGCTAGCTGTACCGTATGCCTCAAGCAGCATGGCATAGAGTTTTTTCCCCGCCAGTGGCGGCAGATGCTTTTGGCTGCGCTGCAGATTTGCCAGCTCATGCAGAGCGCCATCCGTATCCCCTGCTTTTAGCCTCGCCCGAATGCAGAGCACCTGCTGCAGGTCAGGCAGCATGGGGAACAACTCGGGGGTTCTTTCATTTCTGGATGTCTCGAGCAGGACCAGCAGCGAGCGCGCCCTCGCACTATCCGCATCTTCAAGCCAGAGCACAATTTTTAGCAGATCCAGCACCGGCCTGTAATTTGCCGTGTCTATGCGCCAGTGCTGCATCTGCCTCTCGGCCTGACCCACGGCAACAAACGCATCATGCGTACGGCCATATGCCTGATGCAGCATCGCTCGCACACAGAAGCCCAGCAGCGCCGCAGGATCCCGCACGCGCTCCGCTTCCGGCAGTCCTTGCGCCAACAGGCGATCTGCCAGGTCCCAGTCACCTCTGAACCATGCAATCAGTGCCTGGGTCAGGAACAGCCGACTGCGAGAGGCAGTTGCAGAGCCGCCTGCCTGCAACTGGAACTGTTCCAGCGCTGACTGCAAGAGCTGCATAGCCCGCGTGAGGTTGCCCTTGCTCAATTCGATACGGGAGTGGTCGTAGGCCGAGAGCGACTCACAGGCGAAGTCGGCGGCATACCGGGCGGTGCTGGCAGCCTGCCGGTTCCAGTCGCGGGCTTCTGCGAACTGTTTTCGGGCCCGCGCAACAGATGACAGAACCAGCATTACCATCACCCGGGCCTGAGGCGACAGCAACTCCTGGTGAGTCAGTGCTTCGCGCGCCGCCGCTTCCGAGCGAGTCGTGTCGCCCTCGCCACAGGCTATGAACGCCTCAAGCGCTGTGTGGCGAGCCGATGACGCCGCGTCTAGCCCGGTCATGTTGTCGATCAGTGCGCGCGCCAACGTAAACTGGCCACCAACGGCATGCACCCAGGCGTAAACCAGGCGCAGGCGTGGGCTCGCAGCTATGGTTTCATCGGTAAGTGTCGGCCTGAGCTTGGCCAGGGCGTCGACATTGTGACTTAACAGCAAAGACTCCGAACAAGCGCTGGCAATCTCCACCGCCTGCTCACGGTCCCCGGCACCCGCAGCATAATGTACCGCTGATATTCGGTCGCCCCGGTCAGCAAACCATTGGCTCAGAAAAAGCCGGCGTTCGTTGACCCCTTCCCGAGGCTGTCGAAGCAACCAGCTGCGCAGCAGGCCGTTAAGACGGAACCAGGCCCCCTGCCCGGTTGAGAACTCGACAGGCACGCTCAGCTCAACCAGACTCTCCCGGTTGAGCCTGACCGCGGACGGCTGTCTATCTGTTCTTTCGGTGCGGGCCGCTGCAGATTCACTGTCTAAGCTGCCGGCTGAGGGCTTTCTATCTGGCGTGACCGCCACCGGCTCCCGACTGAGTATCGCGCCTATGACGTCATCGGACAGTACCTCTGCATCGGCGAGGCAGGACAACGCGCGCTGCTCCGCCGGTTGAAGACGGTCAAACACGCCTTCCCGGATGAAACGCCCAATCGCCGGCACATCGGCCAGAGACGAAACCAGCGAACCATAACGGCGTGCGTGGAGAGCGAACAGCCGCACTGGCTGAACCCAGCCGTCGCACTCCCGTCTTATCTCTTCCAGCATGGGTTCTGAGGTGATACTGGCCGCACTCTTAGCCAACATCTGGCGAGCTTCATCCAGCGTCAGTGCAAGGTCCTGGGAATCGAGAAACGCCAGCTGACCCGTTGCCTCCAGTGATGCGGTAGGCGGACGCCGACTGATAAGTACAAGATCGAGGGTACCCGGCGCCGTAACGAGCAACTGGAGAAAAAGGGAAGCAAGCGATGGTACGAGCATTCGCTCCATATGGTCGAGCACCAGAATCTGTCTCTTGTCCTGCTGCTCAAGCGCCTGGGAAAGCGCCCAGATACGGTCGGTCGCGCTCAACTGGGGCTCCGCCGCCAGCCTATGACGCAGCGCCAGAAACGCATCCCGCTCCAGAAGAGCCGCTTCGAGTAACGCCAGCACCCGGCTCGGGTCCGCCGCGTCTTCGTCCCTGAAACTCAACCATCGGCACTTCTGCAGAGCGTCACAGTGCTCAATCCAGGTCAGCGCGAGCGTGCTCTTGCCCGTACCGGCAGGGCCCCAAATGTACCAGGCACGGGCTGAATCCGTGCTCCGGCCCGTGCCCGAATGCTCACCCAGAGGATGAGCCATGCCTTCTTCAAGCATTCGAAACAGGCGCTGTCGGGGTATTACACCAGCAGCAGAAGGTGCCGGATCGCTACGGCCACGCAAGAGTGCCCACTGCATGGGCGCCGGCGATGCCGTCAGATCCCCACCTAACGGATCATTGGCCGCGTCTGTGTTCAGATGTCGCTTCAACGAGGACTCCCTTTGTGTCGGGAATAGATGAGTGCGCCGCGTCCGGGCGCAATACGTGCGGGTAAACAAAAGAGTTGCCCGGGGTTCCGGCCGACGGCTTTGATTCAGCCCGGCTCACCGCGCGGGGATCTGCTTGAGACCGAGATTAGTACAAATGGTTTACCAGCGCAAAATAGCCGGCTGAAACCCCAACGGGAAAATGTGCCGTGCTAAAAAGAAAAAACCGGGCACCCGTTAGGGCACCCGGTTCTCAAGAGGGCTAAGACCAGCGGCTTTGCCGCGTCAAAACAACATCAGCGGCCCTGGCGACGTAGCGCTGCAGGCGTGAAGTCGTTGGACGAGCGGCGAATATCGTACTGGTAGGGGTCATCGACATCTATAGTCAGACCCAGGGCCAGATAGCGTCCCGAAAGCAGGTCGTACAGGGCCTCCACCGCGCTGAACGGAACTTTGTTCTCGTAGCCATACACGTTATGGGACTCGGCCACACGCCAGAGTTCGCCCCGACCATCGTAGTGGTCAATAACAGACGCATTCCAGGTGTCTTCGTCAAAGTACATAACGCGCTTACCGTAGACATGCCGCGCATCGTCTTTCAATGTAGCTTCCACGTGCCACACGCGGTGCAGCTCGTAACGAGCCAGATCCTGGTTCAGATGCCCGGGCTTGACCACGTCGTCGTAGGTCAGTTCGCTGTTCAGTAACTCGTACGAGTTGTATGGAATGTACATCTCTTTCTTGCCGATCAGTTTCCAGTTGTAACGATCGGGAGCGCCACTGAACATGTCGAAGTTATCTGTGGTCCGCAGGCCGTCAGCCGCTGTTCCTGGCCCGTCATAGGCGACCTGGGGTGCACGACGCACACGGCGCTGGCCAGAGTTGTACATCCAGGCCCGCCGCCCTTCCTTGACCTGGTTGATGGTCTCGTGCACAAGCAGCACGTTACCGGCCAGACGCGAAGGTGATTCGATGCTCTGTTTGAAGTACAGGAGGATATTGTCCTGCTCCTTCGGATCGTAGTCGGTCAGCTCAGTCGGAGACACCATCGCCTCTTCGAAGATAACCGGGGTAAAAGAGCCGTTCTGGAGTGGCGTCACCTGGGCCATACGACGGGTCATGGAGCCGCCGCGCCACCGTGTGATGTGGTTCCAGACCACTTCCAGGCCGGAGCCCGGGATCGGAAAAGCGAAAGCTTTTTCGAAATCTTCCAGCCCGTTGCCCCCGGGCACCAGCTCGGTGTTCAGGGCGTTTTGCTTGGCGACTTCGTAGATTTCCTCTTCGTACGCGGATGTACGATGCGTTTCGTAGACCGGGATCTTGTACGTATCGTACTTCCGGATCATTGCGACTTGGCCGTCGGAGAGCTTGTCTGCATACTGGTCGACGTTGCTCTGGTCAATCACGAACGTGGGCTGTTCATCCGGGAACGGGCTCACCAGACCATCGCCCGAGGGTACGTCTTTCAGGCCACCATTCCACGCGGGAATCGTGCCTTCCGCGTTACCCGCTTTCTCAGCGCCGATCGGCGTCAGGCTGTCACCCAACTTTGCAGCTACCTCAGGCGGAACTTTAGCCAGGGCAGCGCCTGATACCAATGCGGCCACCATGCCGCTGAGGATTATCTTTCGGGAAAAATTCATTGTTCGGCTACCTCATAAACAGTTTCAAGGCCGACTGATGTGCTAGTCGGCCCGCTTTATCGAGTTGAATCCTTTAGAACGAAACGGACATGCTGGCGCTGACGAAATCCCGATCCGTGAGTTCGTTGTAAGGTTTGCCGCCAAAGAAATTGGTGTATCCAATACCGGCCTGGTACTTGTTCAGGTAAGTCGCGCTAAGTGAGAGCCCAAGCTGTTTACGACCTTCGATGAAGTTCGCGCCTGGCTCAGGCGAATAGCCTTTTACATCGTGAGCAAGATAAAGCCCTGGCGATACGTTTACACCCGAGAACAGGTTAGGATATTCCAGGCTGAAGCGCGCCCGATAGCCCCAGGAGAAGCTGGTGGTGAAACCATCCATGCTGCAGTTTGATGGATTGATGTTCTGAGCTTCACAGCTGGTGGGGTTGCCGGATGAATCCACATAGCCGTCCGCTTCGCTGAAATCGCGAACACCAAACGTACCGGAGCGCCCGTACACGGCCTCACTCTTATCGGGCAGACTGTGGACATAGGTCGCGCCAACTTCCGCAACCATGGCCATACGGCTGGCTCCGAGAATCTGGTCGTAGAACTTGATAATAGTCGCCTGTAGCTGGCTGATATCGTAGCGATCGTAACCATCACTCGGCTGGCCGTAGAGTGAGTTTACATCGCCTCCAGCCTCCGCCACGCGCTTCTGACGCAGCAGGCTGAATTCATCCGCAAGGCCGCCGTGAATCAGCTCAAAGGCGTTCCACTGCAGCGGCACGTCTTCCTTGAAGCTGTATTCAGCACCCAGGGAGTAGCCGCCGGGCACGTTGGTGTTGATACTCACACCATAGAGGTTGATGCCTTCAGGATACTCAATGTAGTACTCCGGGAACCGATCGCCAGTGGCGGGCGCTTCCTTGACCACACCGCTGACGATGGGCAGGCGGTTGTTGTAGCGGATGTAATAGAAGCCAAGCTCAGAATCGTTCAACTGGGGCACATACCAGCGCATGGCGACACCGAACTGGTCCTTCTCATCCGCTTCGCGATCGCCCAGACGCTCGGAAATCAAACCTGCCTGCAGCGCCTGATAGTCAGGCAGCTGGCCACCGAGGAGCACCGGCCCGCAGCCATCAGAAGCGAAGTCATTCGTCGAGAAGAAGGTGCCGCAATCGTCCGGCCGGGTTTTCTGCCAGTCCATCTGAACAAAGCCTTCCAGCGTCACGTTTTCGGTAACGCCGATGGAACTGTAGAACATCTCCACCGGGAGCAGGCCTTCTTTCAGTTCTGCACCAGGGGCACGCAACGCGGGCACGTCCACGGGATTGATAACGTTAATGCCGTTCTGGATGAACGTGCTCTCGCCCCAACTGACGACCTGCTTGCCGTAGCGGAAGGTCACGGGTGTCTGGCCGAAGTTCCAGTCGGTCCAGATGTAGGCGTCGAGCAGTTCGGCGCCGGAGGCGTTGTCATCAACTTCCGAATTGAGCTGGCGGCGCTGGCCTGAAGGATCAACTGCGAGCATCTCGTCCTTCAGTTCGAAGTCGTACCAGTACCGGGCACGCGCGAACCCGCCCACACGGGTCAGATACTCTCCGTAAACCGGCAGGTTCAGATATAGCTCGCTATTGCCTTTAACGATCTTTGAGAAGGTCTCGCCTTTTTCAAAGTTCAGATTGCCATCGTCGTAGTTGTTGGACGATGCGCCAACGTTGGTGTTGCCGTATATGGGCTGGCCATTCTGGTCAACGCCGAGGTTGCCCTGCGAGATCAGCCTGCGATCGGGGTCCTCTGTTCTCCAGCTGGCCCCTGCGGTCAATTGGGTGTCAAAGGCGCCTTCGATATCACCGAGATAAAACTGGAAGGCGGAAGCGGGTGCCGAAATACCTGCGGCAACTGCAGCGGCCAGAGGAAGCCTGAGCCACTTCTGACACCGTTGTGTTCTTCTTATCATTGAACGCACTCCATCTTTTTTATTGGAATCGCAGCTCTTTCAAGCCTTTCAATTATTCGGGCGAGCTGGCACTGACCGCTCGCTACGCCCCACCCGACTTGAAGGCCCTATTCGCCGTTAACATTCTGAAACCTGAAGCGATGACTGAACTATATCCAAGGCCCGAGTCCAGTTTTATCAGTCAAAAGTATGATTTTCCGGTCATCCGCTGGCCCGCACGGGTCGCCCGGCAAGCTCTGCGGCACTGCCGCCTAACCTTGAATTCACTTCACTATAGACGCCAATCTGCCACTCGACCACTTTACCGCCGCGCAAGACAGTCTGAACCTGCTGTAACTTGCGCCCTTTTTTGAGGGTACAATCAACCGTTCAACTGCAGACCTGTACTAGAGGAACAACATGAACACTGATTCGGTCGTAATTGTCAGCGGTAGTCGTACGCCGATGGGCGGATTCCAGGGCAGTCTCGCGGGCCTGACGGCACCGGAACTGGGCGCAGCCAGCATTCGCGAAGCGATTGCCCGGGCCGGGCTCGAGCCAGCGGATATTCAGGAAGTCATTCTGGGTAACGTGCTGCCAGCCGGCCTGAAGCAGGGACCGGCGCGGCAGGCCATGCGCCAGGCAGGCATTCCGGATGGCACCGGCGCTACAACTATTAACAAGCTATGCGGCTCGGGCATGAAAGCAGCCATGCTCGCCCACGACCTTATCAAGGCCGGCACCAACGACATAATGGTCGCCGGTGGTATGGAAAGCATGTCCAACGCGCCCTATCTGCTGCCTACCGCACGCAAGGGCTATCGGATGGGGCCAGGCGACCGCGCGCTGGACCACATGTTTCTCGATGGGCTGGAAGACGCCGAAACAGGCAAGCTCATGGGTGCCTTTGCCCAGGAAGTAGCTGACAGAAAGGGCTACTCCCGCGAAGATATGGACGCTTTTGCGATCCAGTCCCTGCAACGGGCGCAGCACGCGATGAAAGAGGGTTGGCTCAAGGATGAAATCGTGCCAGTCACCGTCCCTGGCCGAAAAGGCGACACGCTGGTCGCGGAAGATGAGCAGCCCCTGACCGCCAACCTGGAAAAGATACCAACGTTGCGTCCCGCATTCAGCAAGGACGGCACAATTACCGCGGCCAATGCATCCTCCATCTCTGACGGCGCGTCCGCACTGGTGCTCATGCGGGAGTCCGAAGCAAACCGTCGCGGCCTCAAACCGCTTGCCCGTATTGTCGGCCATAGCACTCACTCCCAGCACCCGTCTGAGTTTACCTGCGCCCCGGTTGGAGCGATCAAAGCCCTGTTCGAGCGCACGAGCTGGTCCAGCGAACAGGTTGACCTGTTTGAGATCAACGAAGCGTTCGCAATGGTTGCGATGATGCCGATCCGGGAATTGGGTCTGGACCCTGCCAAGGTAAACATTCACGGCGGCGCCTGCGCCCAGGGTCATCCGGTAGGGTCAACCGGCTCTCGCCTGCTGGTGACACTGATGTACGCCCTGAAGCGCGTCGGCAAGAAGCGTGGGGTCGCGGCACTCTGTATCGGCGGGGGCGAAGCAACCGCCATGGCCATAGAGATGCTGTAGGCGGAAACCGCCCCGGTTGCGACATTCAGATCGAAACCGGGGCAATGCGGACCCTTGCAGAAGCTCAGGCCTTGTGGGCCATCTCGAGATACTCATGGGACTGCATCTCAAGCAGGCGGGATTCGGTTCGCTCAAACTCGAAGGACAGTTTTCCGCCTTTATAGAGCTCGGTGATAGGCTCCTCCGCTGAGATAATAACCTTCACGCAGCGATCATAGAACTCATCGATCATGTTGACGAAGCGCCGCGCGACGTCATCGTGAGCGGAGCCCATCGCGGGCACGTCGCTGATGATGATGGCGTGGAATTCCCGCGCGAGCTCAATGTAGTCATTCTGGCTACGCGGGCCGTCACAGAGGTCGCGGAACCGAAACCAGACGACATCCTCCGCATGCTTTACGGCCGGGATCTGGCGTCCGTTAATGTCCAGGCTTGACCCCTGCTGGCCTGCTCCGACGGCCAACCTTTCGTAGCTCTGTTGCAGTGCTTGCTGTGACTGCTCCCCAAGAGGCCAGTGGTAGAGCTCAGCCTGCTCAAGCGAACGGAGCCTGTAATCGACCCCGGCGTCGACGTTGACCACTTCAGTATGTTCCTTGAGGAGCTTGATAGCGGGCACAAAGCGGGCACGCTGGAGGCCGTCCTTGTACAACCCATCAGGAACTATGTTGGACGTACAGACCAACGTAACCCCTCTGCTGAAAAGGCCGTCGAGCAGGTTAGCCAGAATCATGGCGTCACCGATGTCGGAGACGAAAAACTCGTCAAAGCAGATGACAATCGCCTCCTCGCTGAACTTTTCCGCAATACTGTCGAGCGGATTTTTGACGTCTGCGAGCCCCTTCAACTCCCGGTGCACACGCTGCATGAAGCGATGAAAATGAACCCTCATCTTGCGCTTGAAAGGCAGCGCCTCATAGAAGGTGTCCATGAGGTAGGTTTTGCCCCGGCCAACACCCCCCCAGAAATACAGCCCCTTGGGCGGCGTCACACGTCCGCCATTGAAGCGTCGCTTGATACGGAAAAGAACACTCTGGTGCCGTTCTTCAACAGTCACCAGTCGCTCATACAGTGCCTGCAGCTTTTTTACTGCATGCTCCTGGGCTTCGTCATGCTGGAAGTCGGGATTTTCCAGGTCCTGCTGGTAGCGCTGCCAGGGAGTCATATACAGCCTCGTGATGCCTCAATGGAGGCGACATTGTCGTTCATTACCCAGCGCTGAAAAAGTCCTATAATTGATGAAGCCAGGCGCGAGCAATCCCGGATGCCTCCTCATAGGAAAAGAAGGTCATGAGGCGTCGAGCCGGTTTGCGACCAATCGCCAATGGCGTAACATGAGCCTGATCACCGGATTGGCGTTATACTGTTGTCCCATCGGGTGAGCTGACCTACAGTCAGTTCCCTCCACCCATGACCATGGCGAGTTTTTGCATGAACGAAGGTTACAGTGACCTGTTGTTAGTCGGCGTTGTCGCTTTGCTGCTGGGCATTGGACTGGGTCTGATTATTAGCCGCGTCTTCAACAAAGGGCCAACGCACAGCCGACGCGTCTCCCAGAAAATGGACGAGCTCCAGAACGAACATACCCGTTATCAGGCTCAGGTGAATGAGCACTTCATGGAGACGGCCCACCGCATGCGCAGGCTTAACGATTCGTACAGGGACATGTACGAGCACCTTGCCCAGGGAGCCGTTCGGCTGAGCAATGATGAAGAACTGAGGGAAATGCTCGACCCTCACGACCTGAAACTGGGCTACAACCGTAGTGCGCCGGAATCCGGTTTTGAGCCACCCCGGGATTATGCCCCGAAATCAGGTCCGCGTGAAAAAGGCACCCTGGCTGAGGACTTTGGTTTCGAACGTGGCCCCAAGCCTGACCAGGACCATAGCCTGGACAGGCCCGTCTGAGCGAGCGCCAGGCACTGATGCTGGAGTGATGGCTTGCCGACTCCAGCGTGTCTGGTGCCCGGTCAAACCGGGTTGGGGATGTCAATGAACTGATGGACAACACCGAACTCTGTCGCAAGCCGCTCGCCCAGGGCCTGGACGCCGTAACGCTCGGTCGCGTGATGACCTGCTGCAAAATAGTGTATGCCCATTTCGCGCGCCAGGTGCACAGTCGGCTCCGAGACCTCCCCGCTGATAAAAGCGTCCAGCCCGGTCGCGGCCGCACGTGCAAGATAGCCTTGGGCAGCGCCGGTGCACCAGCCGATGGTCTGTATTTCGCCGCCGTCAGGCCCCACGTGTAGAGGCTCCCGGCTCAGCCTGGTCGCAATATGAGCAGCAAGGCGCTCCGCACTCATCGGTTCAGGTAGTCGCCCCTGCCACACCAGCTCACGTGGGTCGGTGGACGTTATAGGACGGATCTGTTCCAGCTCAAGTACCCGCGCAAGCTGCCTGTTATTACCGAGTTCAGCATGGGCATCAAGCGGCAGATGATAGGCAACCATACTGAGATCGTTGGCAAGCAGGCTCCGGAGTCGCTTCTTGCGAATGCCGCTGATCCGCTGATCCTCTCCTTTCCAGAAGTAACCGTGGTGCACGAGAATCATATCGGCGCCCGCTTCCAGCGCCGCGTCAATCAACGCCTGGCTGGCCGTTACACCGGTCACGACCTTGGTGACTTCCTCCCGACCTTCCACCTGCAATCCGTTGGGGCAATAGTCAGAGAATCGCTCGGGCTCAAGCCAGTGATTCATCGCATTGACGAGGGTGTCCCGACTTACTGTGGCCATGAAGACTCCTTGAAATGGGTAGCGGGGTCCGCGGTGCCGGTCTAGTCCAGAGCCTCGGCCAGAGCTGTTAACAATGACTCGTGCTGCTCCGGCGTACCGATAGTGATGCGCAGAAACTGGTCGATCCGAGGCCGGTCAAAATGACGCACTACCACCCCGCGCGCCCTTAGCTTGCTGGCGAGTGTCTTACCGTCATAGTGCGGGTGACGGGCAAACAGAAAGTTAGCGGCAGACGGCAGCACTTCAAAGCCAAGCGCCTGCAAGTCGGTCTTCAGCTGTTGGCGCCCATCGATAACGGCATTGCGACTGTGTTCGAACCAGTCCCGGTCCGCGAATGCCGCAGCCGCACCCACGATAGCGAGGCGATCCAGCGGATAGGAGTTAAAACTATCCTTGATCCGCTCGAGCGCCTCTATCAGAGATGGATCACCCATCGCCAACCCAACCCTCAGCCCGGCGAGAGATCTGCCTTTCGAGACGGTCTGGGTTACCAGAAGGTT is part of the Hydrocarboniclastica marina genome and encodes:
- a CDS encoding glucosaminidase domain-containing protein — encoded protein: MQTKPGIFVFSLLLMLGMSLAAGIGASRMYEGAMAKHQALASTTLRPLPDWIADPLPDFSGYADTEDRKAAFFDYLFPRIALANRQVLAQRRKVEALANKAELTDSDQTFLAEVAERLRIEPEIGSPEFFESIDRRLDIIPPSLVLAQAANESAWGTSRFAREGNNLFGQWCFSQGCGLVPLQRGDSARHEVADFETPFQSVRSYITNLNRHPSYQDLRAQRAKLRAQDRTPTGQALAPGLSAYSERGDEYIDEILNMMRYNDLDRYDERLQEWFEAGAENEDPYIMRTDPRSNLALD
- a CDS encoding YkvA family protein — translated: MEENKQQLLSKAVPYRKQFTEGRFRNKLRQVAQVGKRPLELSLTLYYAFRDPATPAWCKTVILGVLGYFISVVDAIPDLTPVLGYTDDVGMMIAALAVLGTHISPQHTERARARVASLLAEPLR
- a CDS encoding acyltransferase produces the protein MLSNLAPSLKGVLALLLVIVSTLFWFPVLLVVAIFKLAVPLTGSRRICTIILMKIAEIWIGINNGILRNLLSIKWDIRGLEGLRKDEWYLVGCNHQSWSDIPVTQFALNGRIPLLKFFLKRELIWVPFLGIAWWALDFPFMKRHSQAKIARNPALRGKDLETTRRACEKFRYTPVSVFNFLEGTRFTRAKQQAQNSPYRHLLRPKAGGTAFVLGTMGEQLKTMLDITLVYPDGRDGLWDLLCGRIPRIIVDIRPLPIPAAFRNRDYQADPEFRAFYQQWVVDLWTAKDQLIESILSGQPQPSAIAPPAPSEPLQVTERAGADNSLSARTDA
- a CDS encoding LuxR C-terminal-related transcriptional regulator; this encodes MKRHLNTDAANDPLGGDLTASPAPMQWALLRGRSDPAPSAAGVIPRQRLFRMLEEGMAHPLGEHSGTGRSTDSARAWYIWGPAGTGKSTLALTWIEHCDALQKCRWLSFRDEDAADPSRVLALLEAALLERDAFLALRHRLAAEPQLSATDRIWALSQALEQQDKRQILVLDHMERMLVPSLASLFLQLLVTAPGTLDLVLISRRPPTASLEATGQLAFLDSQDLALTLDEARQMLAKSAASITSEPMLEEIRRECDGWVQPVRLFALHARRYGSLVSSLADVPAIGRFIREGVFDRLQPAEQRALSCLADAEVLSDDVIGAILSREPVAVTPDRKPSAGSLDSESAAARTERTDRQPSAVRLNRESLVELSVPVEFSTGQGAWFRLNGLLRSWLLRQPREGVNERRLFLSQWFADRGDRISAVHYAAGAGDREQAVEIASACSESLLLSHNVDALAKLRPTLTDETIAASPRLRLVYAWVHAVGGQFTLARALIDNMTGLDAASSARHTALEAFIACGEGDTTRSEAAAREALTHQELLSPQARVMVMLVLSSVARARKQFAEARDWNRQAASTARYAADFACESLSAYDHSRIELSKGNLTRAMQLLQSALEQFQLQAGGSATASRSRLFLTQALIAWFRGDWDLADRLLAQGLPEAERVRDPAALLGFCVRAMLHQAYGRTHDAFVAVGQAERQMQHWRIDTANYRPVLDLLKIVLWLEDADSARARSLLVLLETSRNERTPELFPMLPDLQQVLCIRARLKAGDTDGALHELANLQRSQKHLPPLAGKKLYAMLLEAYGTASKGAEDKALRLLKEALELAAEEYYIGPFIELQQELAPLLRRILGTEDHSTETGFLQLLRQRLRIDLSPPAVASTPPGEAISERELAVLELIAQGLSNQQIGDRLHISLHTVKTHARKINVKLGVRSRTQAIVRARALGYL
- a CDS encoding DUF1329 domain-containing protein, translated to MNFSRKIILSGMVAALVSGAALAKVPPEVAAKLGDSLTPIGAEKAGNAEGTIPAWNGGLKDVPSGDGLVSPFPDEQPTFVIDQSNVDQYADKLSDGQVAMIRKYDTYKIPVYETHRTSAYEEEIYEVAKQNALNTELVPGGNGLEDFEKAFAFPIPGSGLEVVWNHITRWRGGSMTRRMAQVTPLQNGSFTPVIFEEAMVSPTELTDYDPKEQDNILLYFKQSIESPSRLAGNVLLVHETINQVKEGRRAWMYNSGQRRVRRAPQVAYDGPGTAADGLRTTDNFDMFSGAPDRYNWKLIGKKEMYIPYNSYELLNSELTYDDVVKPGHLNQDLARYELHRVWHVEATLKDDARHVYGKRVMYFDEDTWNASVIDHYDGRGELWRVAESHNVYGYENKVPFSAVEALYDLLSGRYLALGLTIDVDDPYQYDIRRSSNDFTPAALRRQGR